In Aspergillus flavus chromosome 3, complete sequence, one genomic interval encodes:
- a CDS encoding putative DNA repair helicase rad5,16: MVKTENYRSNQGVFFRKNFPEPFMEAIVWALLNYMRSTDGSSILGKRPCSEESKEEPLFCVDLEADEQDSDQPSVGEPEPIDLTIEKWREEMIHPRERIILTRYSPNFNPQEKYWQFQLISEALKKAEMASVDGQIENLGDLSTEQNIAWEPTLGHSVDGLDPSVNSQIDHFDPMKIAATADLEASIAAEIDASDFESSMLIIPTEESLERFEKHRKILDNLEYQINNHEEACQILKIANPRAPRMRSMNRSVALKFWQPVAVARLLDIRSNTKVRGAILGDSVGLGKTWVAIAVMLKIWEDYNQSVKKAIGEGNEPPPGKPFLVVMPPSLIMQWCAEITRVTDKLQVVLYYGSKTSKEGIRPVKTILHKEHELFDGSPANGRKVVITSYQTFSNRHGSAAAKAWCRRTHQVYMEDIPTPPNGFPHLLDGCFSDVIVDEGHTLRNSDTSQSRAVHWLKASFYLLLTATPIYNSREDVRGYIPLLFRPPSQGDMHMLKELGGEIFKLPPEDPARNVCCTKMAVEEYILDNNVPPMVAGERLRVIFGQIMVRRTLSSRMESFGSRMIGSDIPPTHRRVCTTVYSRKEHDMYTRLSAIHYDGLFMEDPRDPTKIVWNMAKLRKLCLLTSWLGFDHLEHALHAPKIPKACKDLKQGTLGAVFARTIVEEMKPQFQESIYQSIETIVETRRTWVLEFLLKGSPKMRAMLPVLRDQVIVHGEKAMVWTQFPAEQIYVAAILKEANIDAEVFHAGLTRDERMKLVERFTQKHDECMVLICAYNVNAAGMNLQNLCRNVHILTMSLSKSVVNQAIGRVSRLGQERMTFVYEYRLRSSFDEDLVSRSERKALPGLVADLGEGFSFPSISEGEEGLTNRWVLRAGELYQLAPGELIRKEDITESRPILEELMRSMEDTI; this comes from the exons ATGGTTAAGACCGAGAATTACAGGTCCAATCAGGGCGTTTTCTTCAGGAAGAACTTTCCCGAGCCATTCATGGAAGCCATTGTCTGGGCTCTTCTGAACTACATGAGGAGCACTGATGGAAGCTCTATATTAGGCAAGCGTCCATGCTCTGAGGAGTCCAAAGAAGAGCCACTGTTTTGCGTGGACTTGGAAGCAGACGAGCAGGACTCAGATCAGCCAAGTGTCGGAGAGCCTGAGCCGATAGATCTTACGATTGAGAAATGGCGCGAGGAGATGATTCATCCAAGAGAGCGGATTATCTTGACCAGATATTCTCCGAATTTCAATCCACAGGAAAAATATTGGCAGTTCCAACTTATATCGGAGGCCCTTAAGAAGGCTGAAATGGCTTCTGTCGATGGACAGATTGAAAATCTAGGGGATTTGTCAACCGAGCAGAACATCGCTTGGGAACCTACTTTGGGCCATTCCGTTGATGGTTTAGATCCTTCAGTGAACAGCCAAATTGATCATTTTGACCCAATGAAAATAGCCGCCACGGCAGATCTAGAAGCAAGTATAGCTGCAGAGATTGACGCGAGTGACTTTGAGTCCTCCATGTTGATCATTCCAACCGAAGAATCATTGGAGCGATTTGAAAAACATCGAAAGATCCTGGACAATCTTGAATATCAGATAAACAATCACGAAGAGGCCTGTCAGATTCTCAAAATCGCAAATCCTAGAGCACCGCGGATGAGATCTATGAACCGATCAGTCGCTCTGAAGTTCTGGCAACCGGTTGCCGTAGCCCGTTTGCTTGATATTCGTTCAAATACTAAGGTTCGAGGTGCTATCCTCGGTGATTCTGTGGGGCTAGGAAAGACGTGGGTGGCCATTGCCGTAATGCTTAAG ATATGGGAAGATTATAACCAATCTGTGAAAAAGGCAATAGGCGAAGGAAATGAACCACCGCCAGGTAAACCATTCCTGGTCGTCATGCCTCCATCACTTATCATGCAATGGTGTGCAGAGATCACTCGAGTCACAGACAAATTGCAAGTTGTGTTGTACTATGGCAGTAAGACATCCAAAGAGGGCATACGTCCAGTGAAGACCATACTGCACAAGGAACATGAGCTGTTTGATGGTTCACCAGCCAATGGTCGAAAAGTAGTTATTACCTCCTATCAGACATTCAGCAACCGCCATGGGTCCGCCGCCGCAAAAGCATGGTGTAGAAGAACGCATCAGGTTTATATGGAGGATATACCAACTCCACCAAATGGTTTTCCGCACCTCCTTGACGGTTGTTTTTCAGATGTGATTGTTGATGAGGGGCATACACTTCGAAATTCGGACACCTCACAGTCCAGGGCAGTCCACTGGTTGAAGGCGAGCTTCTATCTACTATTGACTGCCACCCCCATTTACAACTCTCGTGAAGACGTGCGCGGATATATTCCACTACTGTTTCGTCCACCCTCTCAAGGGGATATGCATATGTTGAAGGAGTTAGGGGGAGAAATTTTCAAATTGCCCCCTGAGGACCCTGCGAGAAACGTTTGCTGCACGAAAATGGCAGTGGAAGAGTACATTCTTGACAATAACGTGCCACCAATGGTGGCAGGGGAGCGCTTACGTGTCATATTTGGCCAGATCATGGTTAGGAGAACGTTATCATCTCGTATGGAGTCATTCGGTTCAAGGATGATAGGAAGCGATATACCGCCAACCCATCGCAGAGTTTGCACTACAGTATACAGTCGAAAAGAACACGATATGTATACTAGGCTTTCTGCTATTCATTATGATGGGCTATTCATGGAAGATCCGAGGGATCCGACCAAAATAGTTTGGAACATGGCCAAACTCCGCAAACTTTGTCTTTTGACCTCATGGCTAGGTTTCGATCATCTCGAGCATGCGCTCCACGCGCCCAAGATACCTAAAGCCTGCAAGGATCTGAAACAAGGGACTTTAGGAGCCGTCTTCGCACGAACCATAGTGGAGGAAATGAAGCCTCAATTCCAAGAGTCTATCTACCAGAGCATCGAAACGATAGTAGAAACGCGGAGAACCTGGGTTCTCGAGTTTCTCCTAAAGGGTTCGCCCAAGATGCGGGCTATGCTTCCCGTCCTGCGTGATCAGGTAATTGTTCATGGCGAAAAAGCAATGGTATGGACCCAGTTCCCCGCTGAACAGATCTATGTTGCAGCAATTCTTAAAGAGGCCAATATTGATGCGGAGGTTTTCCATGCAGGACTGACTCGTGATGAGAGGATGAAACTTGTCGAGCGGTTTACACAGAAGCATGACGAATGCATGGTATTGATATGTGCATATAATGTCAATGCTGCTGGCATGAATCTACAAAATCTCTGCCGCAACGTTCATATCCTCACAATGAGCTTGTCCAAGTCAGTTGTTAACCAGGCTATTGGAAGAGTAAGTCGACTTGGCCAAGAGCGTATGACGTTCGTCTATGAGTATCGCCTTCGGTCCTCCTTTGACGAAGACCTTGTTTCCCGCAGTGAGCGAAAAGCCCTCCCAGGTTTAGTCGCAGACCTCGGTGAGGGTTTCAGTTTCCCTTCAATCtcagaaggtgaagagggtCTAACCAACCGATGGGTACTGCGAGCTGGAGAGTTATATCAACTTGCACCTGGCGAGCTTATAAGAAAGGAGGACATCACAGAGAGTAGGCCTATTCTCGAGGAGTTAATGAGGTCTATGGAAGACACCATTTAG
- a CDS encoding putative ubiquitin-protein ligase: MSVLQGTMNVPMTTSTAQALNTTIPAAATSALSSSARELLAAPFRRFSALSSHVNRLVGLPSMATYLRGSELAGPAGGAVVEATQTAAEAAREGVVEAAAQADSSYHLTDIFQAVIKFSGFFSYLTSRWSLACFTVALVLNRITIYASTRRHLHLDWSRRLALRIIPILLFISQIHSLLRTIRCQTSTEYSLIRYGTPGKRLLFDHAGGGGFLYSLGSTLLPWETDEQSCSAMNMGRPASSSDISYGSFVLLWPVFLRLCLSHFVETLSCALQGRAVVTEAGMSIFEHSLAFAEAESTISQTLGLGLFGLPKQSASKDDLGESAQSTLHLLSRTQVLERMNVTPELLLIALISCCNSLTSNVLDVFGKQSRYRLFNTAFWGLCFMSTMAWGLVKGSSVGSENVVLKFPTVCIVGFVPHLLILSGIITCAVIYMLALLITAFSLPVDTPQPLSLRERFTLAHENMQGATQFHNIRFNRHEDFYTTLLRIGYTALTAASEAVFLNEGKGVVARSMTWLEEDRLAEIEWSRQRRSLRDPVSHTSDIPFGGGESVDFDIPEAPSDWESGYGREKKIEKPKNGSRSLRTQTDPGGVGAFRGMVRWYHGFAFFRGIFYLLLRWTAYGLDKLLSKIGISARPQWLKTIVRSRKSRPQELKNKQTESLDFWILTDTGELVLPADHEFDVETEMRKRERSGATLWEQSDEQRLDDKLYGWWKAGGSWGDRDLSSDYSPPENDIDDTTSVVSMSTTADSEWEDESDGRRTPTRDNPFPSGFSRESTTVQESMVDISSFARLLDPRDQESRQEARILAAHLAAGQEGRILTRRRFQQQIEHERAQVLLSSRLSQEIRSEKRKPTMEEESEILEKLILSRRSSASVRADEQSWESGASGLGPSGPPCVICQTNPRSVITWPCRCLCVCEECRVSLAMNNFGSCVTCRQDVGGFVRLWVP; this comes from the exons ATGTCTGTCTTGCAAGGGACTATGAATGTACCTATGACTACATCCACTGCACAAGCTCTTAATACAACGATCCCGGCCGCCGCTACCTCTGCACTATCCTCTTCTGCGCGCGAACTGCTCGCCGCCCCGTTCCGTCGTTTCTCCGCACTCTCGTCGCATGTCAACCGGCTGGTGGGGTTACCGAGTATGGCAACATATTTGCGAGGCTCAGAATTGGCAGGACCAGCAGGGGGTGCAGTGGTAGAAGCGACACAGACAGCGGCAGAGGCCGCCAGGGAAGGCGTCGTTGAAGCCGCCGCGCAGGCCGACTCAAGTTACCATCTGACCGACATCTTCCAGGCTGTTATTAAGTTCAGTGGGTTCTTTTCCTACTTGACTAGTCGATGGTCTTTGGCTTGCTTCACTGTG GCCCTTGTTCTGAACAGGATCACCATATATGCGTCTACCCGGCGACACCTCCATCTTGATTGGAGCCGGCGACTAGCTTTACGAATTATACCGATCCTTCTTTTTATATCTCAGATTCACTCCCTACTCCGCACAATCCGTTGCCAGACGTCGACCGAGTACTCGCTCATTCGATACGGCACTCCCGGGAAACGTTTGTTGTTTGATCATGCTGGGGGCGGAGGGTTTCTGTATTCACTCGGCTCCACACTTTTACCATGGGAGACCGATGAGCAATCTTGCAGTGCAATGAACATGGGCCGGCCCGCTAGTTCCTCGGATATTTCCTACGGATCGTTTGTGCTTCTCTGGCCAGTGTTCCTCCGGCTGTGCCTAAGCCACTTTGTTGAAACACTTTCGTGCGCGCTACAGGGAAGAGCAGTGGTTACAGAAGCTGGGATGTCTATTTTCGAGCATTCTCTTGCATTTGCCGAGGCGGAGTCTACAATTAGTCAAACGCTTGGGCTAGGACTGTTTGGTCTACCCAAGCAAAGTGCTAGCAAAGATGACTTAGGAGAAAGCGCCCAATCCACCCTTCATCTACTTAGTAGGACTCAAGTTCTCGAGCGGATGAATGTGACCCCAGAGCTACTTCTGATCGCTTTGATATCATGTTGCAATAGCCTCACTTCAAACGTCCTAGATGTGTTTGGTAAACAGAGCCGGTACCGGTTGTTCAACACGGCATTCTGGGGCCTTTGCTTCATGTCTACCATGGCGTGGGGCTTGGTGAAAGGCTCGTCTGTGGGAAGTGAGAATGTGGTCTTAAAATTTCCCACAGTTTGCATCGTGGGATTCGTACCACATCTGCTAATTCTATCGGGCATTATCACATGCGCTGTGATCTATATGCTTGCTCTCCTCATCACAGCTTTCTCCCTTCCTGTCGATACTCCTCAGCCGTTGTCGCTTCGGGAAAGATTCACACTGGCACATGAGAATATGCAGGGCGCTACCCAGTTTCACAATATTCGATTCAATAGACACGAAGACTTCTATACCACCCTGTTGAGAATTGGATATACCGCCCTGACTGCGGCCAGCGAGGCGGTGTTTCTGAACGAAGGCAAAGGAGTTGTTGCTCGGAGTATGACATGGCTAGAAGAAGATAGGTTAGCGGAGATCGAATGGTCACGACAAAGGCGATCTCTTCGGGACCCCGTCAGCCATACGAGTGACATTCCTTTCGGAGGTGGCGAATCTGTGGACTTCGATATACCGGAAGCGCCTTCCGATTGGGAAAGTGGATATGGCcgggaaaagaagatcgagaagcccaagaatgGATCAAGATCCCTGCGAACTCAGACAGACCCGGGTGGTGTAGGGGCCTTCCGAGGCATGGTCCGATGGTACCAtggctttgctttcttccgTGGAATTTTCTATCTCCTCCTTAGATGGACCGCTTATGGCTTGGACAAGCTGTTGAGCAAGATTGGAATTAGTGCCCGACCGCAATGGCTGAAAACTATAGTAAGATCGCGTAAGAGTCGACCCCAAGAACTGAAGAACAAACAAACGGAGTCCCTCGATTTCTGGATCTTGACGGATACTGGCGAGTTGGTGCTACCGGCGGATCACGAGTTTGACGTAGAAACAGAAATGAGGAAGCGGGAACGATCAGGGGCAACGCTTTGGGAGCAGTCGGATGAGCAGCGACTCGATGACAAGCTCTACGGCTGGTGGAAGGCTGGAGGCTCATGGGGTGACCGCGACTTGAGCTCAGACTACTCACCACCCGAAAACGATATTGATGACACGACCAGTGTCGTCTCAATGTCTACGACCGCAGACTCCGAATGGGAGGATGAATCGGACGGTCGCCGTACACCCACCCGCGATAACCCTTTCCCTTCAGGTTTCTCTCGCGAAAGCACTACCGTACAAGAATCGATGGTGGATATTAGCTCTTTCGCGCGCTTGCTCGATCCGCGTGATCAGGAAAGCAGGCAGGAAGCACGCATCCTAGCTGCCCATCTTGCTGCCGGTCAAGAGGGCCGAATACTGACTCGACGTCGCTTTCAGCAACAGATAGAGCATGAAAGGGCACAGGTATTACTGTCATCTCGATTGTCTCAGGAAATAAGATCCGAAAAACGAAAGCCTACCATGGAAGAGGAGAGCGAGATACTTGAAAAACTTATCCTCTCCCGACGCTCAAGCGCTTCTGTCCGTGCTGACGAGCAGTCCTGGGAATCTGGCGCCTCCGGATTGGGACCAAGCGGGCCACCGTGTGTTATCTGCCAGACAAACCCACGTTCAGTCATTACATGGCCATGCCGATGCCTCTGCGTTTGCGAAGAGTGTAGGGTGAGCCTTGCAATGAACAATTTTGGTAGTTGTGTGACTTGCCGCCAGGACGTTGGGGGATTCGTGCGGCTGTGGGTACCATAG